The genomic stretch CCCCAGCGACAAAACTGCCACTTCGGTGGTGCCGCCACCAATATCCACAATCATGGATCCGGTAGGTTCGGTTACTGGCAGCCCGGCACCAATAGCGGCAGCCATGGGCTCTTCGATAAGATAGACCTCGCCTGCGCCTGCAGCTTCGGCGGCGTCTTGGATAGCGCGTCGCTCTACAGGGGTGGATCCGGAGGGCACACAGATAATAATGAGAGGTTTAGTGAAGCTGCGGCGATTATGTACACGCCGGATAAAATGTTTAATCATTTCTTCGGCGAGTTTGAAGTCGGCAATTACTCCATCTTTTAAAGGCCGTTTAGCATCTATTTTTGCAGGGGTGCGACCCAACATCAACTTAGCTTCATTACCGAATGCATAAGGAATTGATGTGCCTTTATCGTTTACCATGGCCACCACCGATGGCTCATTCAGCACTACGCCTTTGCCGCGCACATAGACCAATGTATTAGCTGTTCCCAGATCGATTGCCATATCGACGGATACAAGACCGAAAAGTTTATTGAGAAATGACATAGACTGGTCCGTGACGAGGTTAAAAAATGAAGGATCAGATGACCTTAATATGAATTCAGCATCTATAGCACATCGATGCAACGATTATTTAGAAAAGTGAGATATACTTTATAAAAAATTCTCGGGGAGAAAGGGTTCAAAAATTGCTACTATATGACTGAGTGCCAAAAGATATGCTAATAATCTTCCGATAACACTTCCTATATATCCAGGCTCAGTAATACGCATTACATCAGGCCGTTCAGCGCCAAAGCGATTTGCGCCAATCGTTCCGTTAGCAAAAATTAAATACAGAAATAATACAGAACCTATAAAAGGAATAAAGATTAATAGAGCCCACCATCCTCTGTGATTAAGATCATGAAGTCGTTGCGCAGATATTGAAAGAAATACGGCTACATTCAAAGCCACAAATATTAAAAGAAATATACTACTCAACACATCTGATATATTTGAAAAGTTTAATGTGCTTAACAAGCCATCTATGCTTATGAAAAAAACTATAGCAAAAATATCGAAAGCGAGAAGCTTAGCTATTTGTAGGTAGAACAAGGTTTTGTCAGCGCGGCCTTGTGTACCCAACATATGATGATAGGTAAGTAAGCCAGCGGGTTTAATGTTAGGGCGTATTTCCTGCATGTGATTATGCCACTTTCTTTTTCTCATAACTGAGCATTTTATTGACCGCGCTTAAATAGGCTTTAGCGGAGGCGACCATGGTATCTACATCGGCGGCATGGCCATTAAACACCTGTCCGTTTGCTTCTTCCAGACGTACGGTAACTTCAGCCTGTGCGTCGGTACCCTTGGTGACGGCATGCACCTGATATAGCTCAAGTTTCGCGCTGTGAGGGTAAATTTCACGAATGGCATTAAAAATAGCATCCACTGGCCCGTTTCCTTGGGTGGTTCTTTCGTGGTCTGTGCCTTCGTAATTTACTATAATAGTGGCGCTTTGCCCGTTGGATCCGCATTGAACAGTCAGGGAGTTAAGGCGAATATGTTCATTTCTGGCTGCCAGTCCTTCATCCAATAGCGATAAAATATCTTCATCGTAAATGTCTTTTTTCTTGTCGGCCAAAGTTTTAAAGCGATTGAAAGCATCTTCAAAGGCGTTATCTCCCAGCACAATGTCCATTTCTTTGAGCTTATCGCGGAAAGCGTGGCGTCCTGAATGTTTGCCCATCACCAAGGTAGATTTATTCAGGCCTATGGATTCCGGTGTCATGATTTCATAGGTGGTGGCATTTTTAAGCATGCCATCTTGGTGAATGCCAGATTCGTGGGCAAAGGCGTTTGCGCCAGTAATCGCTTTATTCACCTGAACTTTTTGTCCGGTAACATTTTGAACCAAGCGCGACAGGCGCATAATGTGCTCGGTTTTTACGCCTACATCAAATCCCAGCATATCAGAACGCGTGCGAATCGCCATTACCACTTCTTCTAAAGCAGTATTGCCTGCGCGCTCACCAATGCCGTTAATGGTAACTTCTGCTTGTCCGGCTCCGGCTTGCAGTGCGGCGAGGGTGTTGGCGGTGGCTAATCCTAAATCGTTCTGGCCGTGGAAACTGAAAATAGCTTTGTCGGAATTAGGCACATTTTCTCGCACATAGGTGAACATATTGCGAATATCGCCGGGCAGGGCGTAACCCACGGTATCCGGCAGGTTGATAGTGGTGGCGCCCGCGTTGATTGCTGTTTCTACCGCTTTACACAAATAATCAAGGTCGCTGCGGGTGGCATCCATGGCTGACCATTCCACATCGTCGGTAAAGCCGCGTGCGTAACCTACCGTATCGGTAATTACATCCAACACCTGCTCACGTGTCATACGGAACTGGTATTCCAAATGAATATCGCTGGTGGAAATAAAGGTGTGGATACGTGGGCGTCGGGCGGGTTTGAGCGCCTCTGCCGAACGTGCAATGTCAGGACGTTTTGCGCGGGAAAGGGAGCAAATAACAGAATTTTCTGCCATTTCTGCAATGGCTTTGACTGATTCAAAATCGCCATCGCTGGCCATGGCGAAACCAGCCTCGATAACATCTACTCCCATTTTATCCAAGCCATCGGCAACCAATAATTTTTCTTCGCGGGTCATAGACATACCGGGCGATTGCTCGCCATCGCGCAATGTGGTGTCAAAAATAACAATGCGTTTTTTGTCAGTCATGGCAGTTGTCCTTGTGTTGGGTTACCGAAAACGCGTGTTAAAACAAGCGGTGTTGCTTCCGGCAAGATATTGGTTGATGCATGCGGCATCTTGTGTGGCTTTCACAATAATGTCAGGGGCGAGGTTTGTACAAGTAGGGAAATTCTTTTTCGCAAGTTTTTCTCCGTCATCCATCAGCTGCACTAATATGCGCTGAGATTTAGGGGGAGGAATTTTTGCTTCTATCAGACGGTTATAAATGGTTTGCACCGCTTGCGTTAGCTGAGCTTTGACATTATCCCGTTCGGGCTGGGTAAGGCGCTGGCATTTGCGTTCGGCCTCAATGCCGGTAGAAATGCGGCTAACGGCTGCCAGTGGCTCATAGAGGTTTTGTGGAATTGCCGGCCGACTGCGATGAATTTTATCGGGCGATATGGTTAGTTTTTGGCGTGGCAATATCGCGCCAGAAGAACTGGCGATCGTCAATGCGAGAATCATTGCAGAGAATAGTTGCATTGCCTGTTCCTGTAGGGGTGGGGGCGGTTGTAACCACCCCCATTTTTTGCTTTTAAAGGGCTTAGCCCG from Alphaproteobacteria bacterium encodes the following:
- a CDS encoding rod shape-determining protein translates to MSFLNKLFGLVSVDMAIDLGTANTLVYVRGKGVVLNEPSVVAMVNDKGTSIPYAFGNEAKLMLGRTPAKIDAKRPLKDGVIADFKLAEEMIKHFIRRVHNRRSFTKPLIIICVPSGSTPVERRAIQDAAEAAGAGEVYLIEEPMAAAIGAGLPVTEPTGSMIVDIGGGTTEVAVLSLGGIVYSRSARVGGDMMDEAIISYIRRYHNLLIGETTAENIKKEIGAACLPEDGGHGRTMEIKGRDLLNGVPKELVLTEYQVAESLGEPVSQIIEAVKVALECTPPELSSDIVDKGIVMTGGGSLLRHLDKVVSAATGLPVLIAEDPLTCVARGTGQVLEHSDMLKHVLFKQD
- a CDS encoding 2-isopropylmalate synthase, which translates into the protein MTDKKRIVIFDTTLRDGEQSPGMSMTREEKLLVADGLDKMGVDVIEAGFAMASDGDFESVKAIAEMAENSVICSLSRAKRPDIARSAEALKPARRPRIHTFISTSDIHLEYQFRMTREQVLDVITDTVGYARGFTDDVEWSAMDATRSDLDYLCKAVETAINAGATTINLPDTVGYALPGDIRNMFTYVRENVPNSDKAIFSFHGQNDLGLATANTLAALQAGAGQAEVTINGIGERAGNTALEEVVMAIRTRSDMLGFDVGVKTEHIMRLSRLVQNVTGQKVQVNKAITGANAFAHESGIHQDGMLKNATTYEIMTPESIGLNKSTLVMGKHSGRHAFRDKLKEMDIVLGDNAFEDAFNRFKTLADKKKDIYDEDILSLLDEGLAARNEHIRLNSLTVQCGSNGQSATIIVNYEGTDHERTTQGNGPVDAIFNAIREIYPHSAKLELYQVHAVTKGTDAQAEVTVRLEEANGQVFNGHAADVDTMVASAKAYLSAVNKMLSYEKKKVA
- a CDS encoding DUF805 domain-containing protein translates to MQEIRPNIKPAGLLTYHHMLGTQGRADKTLFYLQIAKLLAFDIFAIVFFISIDGLLSTLNFSNISDVLSSIFLLIFVALNVAVFLSISAQRLHDLNHRGWWALLIFIPFIGSVLFLYLIFANGTIGANRFGAERPDVMRITEPGYIGSVIGRLLAYLLALSHIVAIFEPFLPENFL